In Geobacter sp., a single window of DNA contains:
- a CDS encoding oxidoreductase, with the protein MVHGEAWTVKELFVYPNEYIYWTIQIVMYPFMTGLVAGAFVLSSLYHVFGVKQLKEIARFSLVFSFALLPVAMMPLLLHLQFPLRGIEVMLTPHFTSAIAAFGIVFTSYGMIVASELWFVYRRYFVETALDLRKATQRGVTQQARYLLYSLLTLGAWDIGEHALEKDERAVKMLAGLGIPVACFLHGYAGFIFGSVKANALWMTPLMPVIFICSAVVSGIALCIITYIATMELRTLRARKRQQRPESGADTEMQSNEIQVVTMTSRYLLMFLVLAITLELLDLIFRGYTAVKSWDILRSVIYGKDFVNIFVIQYGLGNLLPFILLLLPRLTIRRTVAGTLLVLLGVFMMRWNVVIGGQAFSSSFAGFMHYHLPIWPESLETFKEGLAGALLVAATPFVLFWGLCKILPVFPVDESR; encoded by the coding sequence TCGTCTATCCCAATGAGTATATCTACTGGACTATCCAGATTGTCATGTATCCGTTCATGACCGGCCTGGTAGCCGGCGCGTTCGTCCTTTCCTCGCTCTACCATGTCTTTGGGGTGAAGCAGCTGAAAGAGATCGCCCGTTTTTCCCTGGTTTTCTCCTTTGCGCTGTTGCCGGTAGCCATGATGCCGCTCCTGTTGCATCTCCAGTTTCCGCTCCGTGGCATCGAGGTCATGCTGACTCCCCATTTTACGTCGGCGATCGCCGCATTCGGCATCGTCTTCACCTCCTATGGGATGATCGTCGCGTCGGAGCTCTGGTTTGTCTATCGCCGCTATTTTGTCGAGACGGCCCTGGATCTCCGCAAGGCAACACAGCGAGGAGTTACGCAGCAGGCACGCTATCTGCTCTATTCGCTCCTGACACTCGGGGCGTGGGATATCGGTGAACATGCATTGGAGAAGGATGAGCGGGCAGTGAAGATGCTGGCCGGGCTCGGAATTCCGGTAGCGTGCTTTCTCCATGGCTATGCCGGGTTCATCTTCGGGTCGGTCAAGGCCAATGCACTCTGGATGACCCCTCTGATGCCGGTCATCTTTATCTGCTCCGCCGTGGTGTCGGGTATCGCCCTCTGCATCATTACCTATATCGCCACCATGGAGCTTCGAACCCTGCGGGCACGCAAGCGACAGCAGCGTCCGGAATCTGGTGCTGACACGGAGATGCAGAGCAACGAGATACAGGTCGTCACCATGACCTCCCGCTATCTTCTCATGTTCCTGGTGCTGGCCATCACCCTGGAGCTGCTCGATCTGATCTTCCGCGGCTATACTGCCGTGAAATCATGGGATATCCTGCGCAGCGTCATCTATGGCAAGGACTTCGTCAACATCTTCGTCATCCAGTACGGTCTGGGCAATCTGTTGCCGTTCATTCTGCTCCTCCTGCCGCGTCTGACCATCCGGCGGACAGTTGCGGGTACTCTCCTGGTGCTTCTCGGTGTCTTCATGATGCGCTGGAATGTCGTAATCGGCGGCCAGGCATTCTCCTCATCGTTTGCCGGATTTATGCACTACCACCTGCCGATCTGGCCTGAAAGCCTGGAGACTTTCAAAGAAGGGCTGGCTGGTGCCCTGCTGGTGGCAGCGACCCCGTTCGTCCTTTTCTGGGGGCTCTGTAAAATACTGCCGGTCTTCCCTGTTGATGAATCCCGCTAG